A part of bacterium genomic DNA contains:
- a CDS encoding ATP-binding protein, translating into MSPAARKTRKTGGAGAAPASPPGRRPDARAAATVRRLEDELAGAATELAALRSDYASRRTALDARCAEMEVARDRFEALYDLSPTGFLTVARDSVILEANTAAIELLGARRLGLRQRTLAEFVVRAHRKDLRAYLEQCFAGDAVSFAELWLQRADGTRFHALLQSRLTPGDVERKSCRISLWDNTERWEAIEALRASEARYHALANELARAREESDRRAAEAESGRKRLEHSNRELERSNRDLEQFAGIVAHDLREPLRAIVGFSELLRERIGAQLDATSAGYLQHVGQAAASMQRLLDDLLLFCRADRPRNRLGVTDLNLALGKALLNLRALVEETAAAVSQERLPTVAADETQMVQLLQNLVSNAIKFRREGPPRIHLTAETRRDEEIIGIRDEGIGIPPGQSERIFQIFTRLHGRGGPEGTGIGLAICRRILERHGGRIWVESRPGKGSTFFFALPRPADSGLGPGFCEQTPPPPPPPPP; encoded by the coding sequence ATGTCACCGGCCGCACGGAAGACTAGGAAGACGGGCGGCGCGGGCGCCGCGCCGGCATCCCCCCCGGGACGCCGGCCGGACGCGCGCGCCGCCGCGACGGTGCGGCGCCTCGAGGACGAGCTCGCGGGCGCCGCGACCGAGCTGGCGGCGCTGCGCTCCGACTACGCCAGCCGCCGCACGGCCCTCGACGCCCGCTGCGCGGAGATGGAGGTCGCCCGCGACCGCTTCGAGGCGCTGTACGACCTCTCGCCCACGGGCTTCCTCACGGTGGCCCGCGACTCGGTCATCCTCGAGGCGAACACCGCGGCGATCGAGCTGCTCGGCGCCAGGCGGCTGGGCCTGCGGCAGCGCACGCTCGCCGAGTTCGTCGTCCGCGCGCACCGCAAGGACCTTCGCGCATACCTCGAGCAATGCTTCGCCGGCGACGCGGTGTCCTTCGCCGAACTCTGGCTGCAGCGCGCAGACGGAACGCGTTTCCACGCGCTGCTCCAGAGCCGGCTCACCCCCGGGGACGTCGAGCGGAAGAGTTGCCGGATCTCCCTCTGGGACAACACGGAACGCTGGGAGGCGATCGAGGCACTGCGCGCGTCCGAGGCCCGCTACCACGCCCTGGCCAACGAGCTGGCCCGCGCCCGCGAGGAATCCGACCGCCGGGCCGCCGAGGCCGAATCGGGCCGCAAGCGGCTCGAGCACTCGAATCGCGAGCTCGAGCGCTCGAATCGCGACCTCGAGCAATTCGCCGGGATCGTGGCGCACGACCTGCGGGAGCCGTTGCGCGCGATCGTCGGCTTCTCGGAGCTGCTGCGCGAGCGGATCGGGGCGCAGCTCGACGCCACGTCCGCCGGATACCTCCAGCACGTCGGGCAGGCCGCGGCGTCCATGCAGCGGCTCCTCGACGACCTGCTGCTCTTCTGCCGCGCCGACCGCCCTCGCAACCGCCTCGGCGTCACGGACCTGAACCTGGCGCTCGGCAAGGCGCTGCTGAACCTGCGGGCGCTCGTCGAGGAGACCGCCGCCGCCGTGTCGCAGGAGCGCCTGCCGACGGTGGCCGCCGACGAGACGCAGATGGTGCAGCTCCTGCAGAACCTGGTCTCCAACGCCATCAAGTTCCGCCGCGAGGGTCCCCCCCGCATCCACCTGACCGCCGAGACCCGCAGGGACGAGGAGATCATCGGCATCCGCGACGAGGGCATCGGCATCCCCCCCGGGCAGTCCGAACGGATCTTCCAGATCTTCACGCGGCTGCACGGCCGCGGGGGTCCGGAAGGCACCGGCATCGGCCTGGCGATCTGCCGCCGCATCCTCGAGCGCCACGGGGGGAGGATCTGGGTGGAGTCCCGGCCCGG